The DNA segment TACCGTTTCGCGACCGGGGAGGAGATCGGGCTCACGCCCTACGACGCGGAGGGCCATCCGCGACGCACGCTCCGGCTCCGGCGGCCGCTCGACTTCGCCGCCGTGACCGACCATTCGGAGGGATTCGGCGAGAGCTACATCTGCTTCACACCAGGCGAGGACGGTTACGACTCGGACGAGTGCACGAAGCTCAGGAACGCGATCGTGCAGGGCGAGGCCGGCGACCTCACGACCGTCGGGAACACGCTGACCGGGCTCCTCATCCCGATCGTGGCCCTGCCGGCGCCCCACCGCTGGTCCTTCTGCGGGGACGGGGGCTCGCACTGTCTCGACAAGGCCTCGATCGTCTGGGACGACATCCGCGCCGCGGCAGAGGAGTTCTACGATCGCTCGGCCGCCTGCACGTTCACGAGCTTCGTCGGCTACGAGTGGAGCGGAACCCCGCTCGGAAACAACCTCCATCGGAACGTGATCTTCCGGAACGATGACGTTCCGGCCCTGCCGGTCAGCTACATCGAGCAGCCGACGCCGCAGGGGCTCTGGGCAGTGCTCGGCACGGCCTGCCAGCAGAGCCTCTCCCGCTGCGACTGGCTCGCGATTCCGCACAACTCGAACATGAGCTCGGGCCGGATGTTCTTGCCGGAGAACGCGGACCACAGCCCGCTCACGGCCGCCGACGCCGCCGTCCGGGCCGCCAGCGAGCCGCTGGTCGAGATCTACCAGGCCAAGTCCAGCTCGGAGTGCAAGCCGGCTGTTGGCACGCCGGACGAGCTTTGCGCCTTCGAGTCCACCAACCGGGTGACGCTCTTCGGCAACAGCACCCCCACGAACACCTTCGCGCCGCTCTCGTTCGTCCGGAACGCGCTGAAGGAAGGCCTCAAGCAAGAGCAGGCGATCGAGGTGAACCCCTTCCGGCTCGGCCTCATCGCCGCCACCGACAATCACAACGGCATCCCGGGCGGCGTGCGCGAGGACGAGTGGACGGGCCACGCCGGCGTTCTCGACGCCGACGCTGCGGCACCCTACCCGGGCGGCCGCCTCGACACGCAGGGGCGGGCGAACATCGAGGACAGCCCGGGCGGGCTCGCGGTGGTGTGGGCGGAGGAGAACTCCCGAGACGCGATCTTCGCCGCGATGCGACGGCGGGAGGTCTACGGCACGAGCGGGACACGGCCGATCGTCCGCTTCTTCGCCGGCCGGTACCCCAAGGCCATCTGCTCCAGGCCGGACCTGGTCGAGATGGGCTACCGCCAGGGCGTCCCCATGGGCGGCGAGATCGGCACCGTCGACCGCCACGGGCCGACCTTCATCGTGCTGGCATCGAAGGACCCCGGCGAGGAGGCTCTCCCCGGTACGCCGCTCCAGCGCATCCAGATCGTGAAAGGCTGGATCGACGCGAACGGGGACCCGCAGGAGAAGGTGGTCGACGTCGTCGGCGATCCGAACAACGGCGCGAGCGTCGATTCTACCACCTGCACGCCGACCGGCGCCGGGTTCGACACGCTGTGCGCCACCTGGACGGACCCGGAGTTCGACGTTCGGCAGCGCGCCTTCTACTACGCGCGCGTGCTCGAGAACCCCTCGTGTCGCTGGTCCACCTACGCCTGCAACAGCCTCGGCGTGGATTGCACGAACCCGGATATGGTGCCGGCAGACCTCCAGGGCTGCTGCTCGGCGAGCGTCCCCAAGACGATCCAGGAGCGCGCGTGGGCGTCGCCGATCTGGTACCGCCCCGAGGGTATCGGGCGGCTCAAGGCGACCTTGCACTACCACGCGCCGGGCGCGGACACGCTGCGGCTCGTTGCCCACATGGGGCCCGGGCTCGCCGCGCGGCTCGCGACGCAGGACTTCCAGGTCGTCGTCCGCGACGATGACGTGATCCTGGATGCGACCATCCCGGCAGGCACCTTCGCGCCGTCGGATGGCGGCTTCGCGGTGAACGACCCGACCGGGCACTTCGGCGGCGTGCAGCAGGCGATCGTCGAGCCCCAGCGCGCCGGGCAGACGATCATCCGCATCTCGACCATCGGAATGGACCTGTCGCGCGCAGACCGGACAGACCACGCGGTCGAGGTCGAGATCCGCATCGGCACCCTGGTCGCCTCGCACACGCGGCTGTGGCGGGCGACCAGCGCGGTGCTGAGGACGCGCTGAGATGCGCCGGAGCGGGCCACCCGCGCTCCACTTCCTGGCGATGGGAGTGGCGCTGTTCACCCTCGAGCGCGTCGCCGTCCCGCGCCGGCCGCCAGGGCCGCCGCCTCCTCCCGCGGCCCCGCTCCTCACCCCCGATCGCCTCGCGCAGCTCCGCACCGACTTCACCCGGCAAGCGGGCGTGCCCCCGACCGCGGACGAGGAGCAGGCCCTGGCCGCACAGGCGATCGACGACGAGATCCTGTACCGCGAGGCGCTCGTCCACAGGCTCGACCGGGACGACCGCAGCATACGCTATCGGCTCGCGGAGAAGATGCGCTTCCTCAGCGATGGCCAGGAGGGCGACGGGGACGAAGAGCGCTTCTACCAGGATGCGCTCGCGCTCCACCTCGACCGCGAGGACCTCTTCATCCGCCGCATGCTCGCCACGAAGATGCGGCTTCTCGCCGAGCGCCGCGAAGCGGACCCGGCGCCGGACGATGCGGCGCTCGAGGCCTACCTCGACCTGCACGCCGACCGCTACCGCGAGCCGGAGCGGACGAGCCTGTGGCACGTGTTCGTCTCGTCCGCGCGCGGCACGGCGTGCGAGCGCGATGCGCGGGCGCTGCTCGCCCGGCTCCGCGCGGATGCGATGCCGACGACCGCGCCCCTGGGCGATCCCTTCCCGTTCGGCGCGTACGTCCGGGCCGCGTCGCCTCGCGAGCTCGCGCAGCACTTCGGGGAGGCGTTCGCCGCAGGCGTCGCCCGGCTGCCCGTCGGCGAGTGGGCCGGCCCGGTAGCTTCCCCGTACGGTCTCCACCTCGTGCGCGTGGAGGCGCGGGAGCCCGGGCGCGTGTCACCGCTCGCCGCCGTCCGGGCGCGCGTGCTGGCGGAGATCCGCGAGGAGCGCCGCCGCGAGCGGCTGGCGGCGGCGATGGCGGCGCTCCGGGCGAAGTACGGGGTGCAGCATGCCGGTGCCGCGCAGGAGTCGCGCGGATGAGGCCGCCGCGCGTCTGGCTCGTCCCGATGCTGATCGCGCTCGGCGCGGCGCGCGTGGCGGCGCATCCCCTGGCGCCCGCCCTCCTCGACGTCACGGAGCTGGGGGACGGTGCGCTGGCCGTCGTGTGGAAGGTCTCGGTGTTCGCCGTCCCCGGCGCCGTGCTTCGACCCGCGTTGCCGCCGGACTGTCGAGTCACCGGG comes from the Deltaproteobacteria bacterium genome and includes:
- a CDS encoding peptidyl-prolyl cis-trans isomerase — translated: MRRSGPPALHFLAMGVALFTLERVAVPRRPPGPPPPPAAPLLTPDRLAQLRTDFTRQAGVPPTADEEQALAAQAIDDEILYREALVHRLDRDDRSIRYRLAEKMRFLSDGQEGDGDEERFYQDALALHLDREDLFIRRMLATKMRLLAERREADPAPDDAALEAYLDLHADRYREPERTSLWHVFVSSARGTACERDARALLARLRADAMPTTAPLGDPFPFGAYVRAASPRELAQHFGEAFAAGVARLPVGEWAGPVASPYGLHLVRVEAREPGRVSPLAAVRARVLAEIREERRRERLAAAMAALRAKYGVQHAGAAQESRG
- a CDS encoding DUF3604 domain-containing protein, translating into MRVVLSRVGTAAVLLGLGLAGVFTASPARADGPGPWARTETRTPCASFNLLRHPYFGETHVHTVYSVDASIFDVRNTPRDAYRFATGEEIGLTPYDAEGHPRRTLRLRRPLDFAAVTDHSEGFGESYICFTPGEDGYDSDECTKLRNAIVQGEAGDLTTVGNTLTGLLIPIVALPAPHRWSFCGDGGSHCLDKASIVWDDIRAAAEEFYDRSAACTFTSFVGYEWSGTPLGNNLHRNVIFRNDDVPALPVSYIEQPTPQGLWAVLGTACQQSLSRCDWLAIPHNSNMSSGRMFLPENADHSPLTAADAAVRAASEPLVEIYQAKSSSECKPAVGTPDELCAFESTNRVTLFGNSTPTNTFAPLSFVRNALKEGLKQEQAIEVNPFRLGLIAATDNHNGIPGGVREDEWTGHAGVLDADAAAPYPGGRLDTQGRANIEDSPGGLAVVWAEENSRDAIFAAMRRREVYGTSGTRPIVRFFAGRYPKAICSRPDLVEMGYRQGVPMGGEIGTVDRHGPTFIVLASKDPGEEALPGTPLQRIQIVKGWIDANGDPQEKVVDVVGDPNNGASVDSTTCTPTGAGFDTLCATWTDPEFDVRQRAFYYARVLENPSCRWSTYACNSLGVDCTNPDMVPADLQGCCSASVPKTIQERAWASPIWYRPEGIGRLKATLHYHAPGADTLRLVAHMGPGLAARLATQDFQVVVRDDDVILDATIPAGTFAPSDGGFAVNDPTGHFGGVQQAIVEPQRAGQTIIRISTIGMDLSRADRTDHAVEVEIRIGTLVASHTRLWRATSAVLRTR